Genomic DNA from Candidozyma auris chromosome 1, complete sequence:
CTGATTTTGGAAGTCGACTTCGCTCGTTGGGACCAGCGAACCTTCATCTCAACTGAGGTAAGAAgagaaaactcaaaattCTACTCTACCGAGCGCCTAAACATTCTCCTATACTTGAACTCCTATACCTGAGCTCCTATGCTAAAGCTCCTATACTTAAGCTCCTATGCTTAAGCGCACTAAACGCCTAGCCTACCCCAGCTCTAGCCTCACCCAAGAACCTTGCACAGCCGTATTCCAGCCATCGCCCGACACTGATCCCCAACAAGCAAAATGCCAATAGAAATACAGAATACGAAGCAAGCCTCTATCAGCCCACACCACAAGCAAATAATAATCGGCACATTGAGCGTTGCACGTGCTTGTATGGTTGCCGGATGCCTCAAGTCGCTGTACTCTGCTTCCCATTTGTTCTGGGTAAATTGATTCGTGCTACTACCAGTTCGAGCAACCAATTCCAGTAAATTCGGTTCTATTGGTCACGGTTTTGTTGCCGCCACCCCACTACACTACTACCCGAGTCTAGCGCCCTCTGGGAATTGTGCCAATCTGTGGAGCCTGCTCGCTTAGTGCCGATGTGGGTGCAAAGGAAGCCTATTTAAAGTAATTCGCACTGGCGCCAGGCACCTGCAACAGACTAATGCGGTACATGTAATCTTCCACAGGCTGCTACCATCAAATGGCAGTATTCTGGGAAACTTGATTTATGGCATTATTTAGGAACTCCAAGTAgggctcctcctcctcctcctcctcctcctcctcctcctcctcctcctctgtAGTGTTCATTCGATGAAGTCACCTTTTGTACGTCCAAGCGAAGCGCAAGCACGATCTGCAGCCCTAGCGTGGAAACTTGCGCAGGCTTCGCAGGCCTTGTATGCTGCCTAGCTTAGAAGAGCACAGTCTTGATACAGCAGCTGGctgagaaaaaaaaaaaccgTTCACACGATATTTCACGGGCAGCTTCAGCGACATATTCTCATTTTTCAGGTATATTTTCGGCTCCTAGTTTGCTTCCCAAGTGGTCCCTCTTATCTTATCTGAGATCTTGTTTCAGGCCCTCGCATCCCGTCATTGTTGTGCCTCTACTGAATCCTCATCATATGGAATTGTTTCCTGCCACACACTGATACCTCCGCAAACACCCAGAACTGCCTGCCTTCTTCACCTATTCCCAATTCCTCTCCAAACCCCATCTGGATAATGAACTCCCTGGGCGGGCCAAACCCTTATGGCCATCTCCCGCTACCGCAGAAGCCTGAAGATCAGCCTGAGACGGCGCCCTATCGGCCATACCCTCCCCATCAGCAGTACCCGTTGCCTGGGCCTGTGAATCAGCCCTACCAGCCAACTCAGATCGCTCAGCCTCCGTTCCAAGGGCAGGTGAATCCTCCAACCCAGTCCTTCTATCAGCACCAGCCAAGATCGTACTTCCCTCAGTTCCCTTATTTTTCTCCCCTTAATACTCCTTCAAGCACGGCTAGTCTGCAATCAGCCCAAAATGACCCCCGCATACCTTCGCCTCTAGTGGCCAATGTCATGAACCAGACGCCTCAGGTGGCTTCAGTGCCTCCAGCGCTGGCCTTGATCCAACGCCAGAATCACCCGGCTCCTTCCATCGCGCTTGCCGGACCACCCCAACAAGATGCCCTAAAGCCAATAGGCTTTCAGCCAAATCCGTTTGAAACAAACCCACAGACGACGCCTATGCTTGAGGGGCCATCTCTAGGAAGACCCAAGgggaagaagatcaaggcGGCAGATCCTACACAAGAAGATTCCATCGAGCAACTCAAACGACTCACGGCCAAAGCTTCAGAGATCCCTTTGGCAGAATTGGCGCTGAGATTGAAGATGTTGGGCACCAGAAATCCAAACATCGACAGCGACCCGATCTTTAAGTCCCTCAACAACGCCAAAGATCTCAAGCAGGAGAAACACCACCAGGTCTTTGGCATGGTGTGGATTAAAACCGTCTGTGAAGCGTCCCCTACTGCTGTTGTTCCTCGAAATAGAGTATACGCCCGCTACGTCCAGCTGTGTGCCAACAACAACCTCTCTCCGTTGACTCCTGCTGCCTTTGGCAAGCTCATTGGCATATTGCATCCCAACTTGAAAACACGCCGTCTCGGTATGCGTGGCAAGTCAAAATATCACTACTGTGGCATCAAGTTGATAGATGACAATTCTCTGGAAAACACTCCTCTGCCACATTCCTCAGCAGTGTGCTCAGAGTCTCCGCATTCCTTGAACCCACAAACGCCCTCATACTCGAGGTCTCCCTCACTCCCTAGCGCACAAGGCACACCGATAGATTCAGCAGCAGTTCGTGAGGCCTTCATGACAAATGGCTATCGATACGTGCCTAACCTATTCTTTTCCATTGAAAACACCATATCACAAGAGTGGATGGCACAGCCATTCACCTTACCGTCTATTCAAGCTTACCTCACTAATGACGCCGATGTGGACCACGATATTGCCGATACTTTGCATTCCCTTTATAGGGTCCATTGCATGTCTATTTTTGAGGCATTCAGATTCATGCAAGTCGAAAAACTCTTGTCTTCGTTTGCATCTTTTTGCGGAATTCTAACATCCCCTGTTTTTCGACTCTTTACATCATCCAAATTGATTGAATGGGTTCGGGCTTGCGATTTGGCCTTGTATAGAGCcatgatgaagatgcttACACGTTTACAACTACAGCCGGTCCCCGACGAGATCATGAC
This window encodes:
- the RFX1 gene encoding Rfx1p; this translates as MNSSGGPNPYGHLPLPQKPEDQPETAPYRPYPPHQQYPLPGPVNQPYQPTQIAQPPFQGQVNPPTQSFYQHQPRSYFPQFPYFSPLNTPSSTASSQSAQNDPRIPSPLVANVMNQTPQVASVPPASALIQRQNHPAPSIALAGPPQQDALKPIGFQPNPFETNPQTTPMLEGPSLGRPKGKKIKAADPTQEDSIEQLKRLTAKASEIPLAELASRLKMLGTRNPNIDSDPIFKSLNNAKDLKQEKHHQVFGMVWIKTVCEASPTAVVPRNRVYARYVQSCANNNLSPLTPAAFGKLIGILHPNLKTRRLGMRGKSKYHYCGIKLIDDNSSENTPSPHSSAVCSESPHSLNPQTPSYSRSPSLPSAQGTPIDSAAVREAFMTNGYRYVPNLFFSIENTISQEWMAQPFTLPSIQAYLTNDADVDHDIADTLHSLYRVHCMSIFEAFRFMQVEKLLSSFASFCGILTSPVFRLFTSSKLIEWVRACDLALYRAMMKMLTRLQLQPVPDEIMTPLQEFAAEYCNRLSAELQTRFPADFVHMKMVAARQFVAILRRFARCIELGSSAAKVLSSSTERALMLSDWLRVDTHEIILREVPCAPDNMQLFDEIFNDRIIKLFEEESPQADKLKASGLAPYAAFFLELPSRFPQTSPWLFSLVCSNLLTTCLREMSLAGGQSFGSWWVFRCWADEFVMWFFELGHYLYGDEDPVVDQKTTEEEPLTQDPGTNASWAFEPSLPENLRTASIVDLLDLPTGETKPYSESDWF